The nucleotide sequence ggatggtaggtggtaatcaaGAGATCAAGAGAAGGTTTCCTTGTCAGTGTTAGACCTATGTGCTAATAAAACCAGAAAGCAAGGCAAACTCTCAGCATCTGTTGGACACGtgctctgatctgaaacattaatactATCTcgccctctccacaggtgctgtctgacctgcaataGTTCCAGCTTACTATAGATcatgatttccaacatctgcactggtttatttttaatttgacaCGTTAACAGTTGGATTTGTAGATGGAATGTTACACTACTCTTCCGCAGTTACCAGAAATACACTTTAACTATAAATCAATATCACAGTTAAAAtattaggaaaaaaaatcactttcctCTGGCTTTGGGGAGAAATGTGGCATTAAGCTGTTAGAACAGTACACGTAGACGTTATTGAAATTAGTTGCCTTTTTCACTTCCTCTCTGACCATTCAAGTAACACACATTTGGGCATGTGTTCATACCATCACCTTGGACACAGTTGCGGTCAGCCCAAGGCACAAGAGCCTGTCGGTCATATGCTAGAAATTTGCCCTCGGTGAAGAATTGAACCTCACTGCAAGTGGTGAGTGACCACACTCACCCATGTCAAAATGTTAAATAGGTCAAGTGTGGCTCTGTTAGTGCTGCTTTAATATTGGCCTCTTTATTCAATGTTCATCTTGCCGTGGCTCAGTAGGTGGTACCCTTGCTTTTGCATTACAAGTTTGTGGACTTGAGTCCCACTCCACTTGAGTGTCGAGCCTGACGCTCCCACTGTAACACAAAAGGACCACTACACTATTAAAGTTGTCATCAttctgatgttaaactgagattgCTCAGGtgcatgtggggaaaaaaataacattcaaaGATATTTAAGAAACTTATTCCCAGTTTTATTTTCTTGAGCAATATTTGCTCCTTGACCTGCATCACTAAAAACAGTTATTTTAGTTGTTATGATGTGGGATTTGCTGTACaagaattggctgctgcattttcatCAATGACTgtaattgaaaaatatttcttcagtGGTAAAGGCCTTTAGAGTAACCTGAATCATGATGGGTGTTCGTACAAGTGCAAGTCTTGCTTTCTTGCAACGAAAAGGGGTGGTAATAACAAAAGTGCGTCTAGTATGAGAAGggttgatgtgcatgtgagagtGAATAAGCTGCAGATCTGCAGGGAAACGAGGAGGAGGGGTTGGATGAGAACGTTTGGTTTACTGTGCCGGGagacagcatggactcaatgggcagaaagtCCTCCTCCTGGATCGTAATAAGCAAGCATCTTTGGGTCAGCTTATGAAAACGAGATTCTCCAGCATGTCCCAAGGAACTTCCTGGAGTGTTATTGGACAAAATCTGATGATAAGTCATGTAAGAAGATGAGAGACTGGTAAACAAATGCTAAGTCAGATAGAGAGGTTTAAAAATGTTAAGTGTCAGAGAGGTGCAGGGGGAGAGATGGGTGAGGGATGAAGtttaggaagagagttccagacgTGAGGTGCCCATTGTCCAGTAGTGGAGTGATTCAACTTGGTGACTGtcaggaggccagaattggaggagtacgGATATGTATcgtgctggaggaggttacagtaATAAGGAATACagtgggatttgaaaataaaattgaaccaTTGCTTAAACAGCAACCAGTGAAGATCATCAATCACAAGGGTGATGGATGCACAGAACTTGGACATGGGTAGCAGAATTTTGAACAATCTCCTGTTAACAAAGGGCCAGGTGAGAAGATCAGTTGAGTGCATTGTACCATTCGGGTCTCTTGgtgattatgttgcagttggggGCTTCAGTAGTTGACAGGCTTAAGTAGATCACACCAGATCTTGAAAGGGGGTGATATTAGTGAGATGCTGACTTGTACTTTATGGGCTAAATTGGAATGGGCACTTTGTGCATCTCAGAGAACTATATGCCCAGCACATTTCAGTGCGTTTATTGCCAGATCCCCTCTCTATGTTAAGTTATTAGCTTtgtaccattttaaaaaaatgctctcCTTGTGTTTTTATGAGTCATCATTTATGAAATTAGCATTGCTATGAACTACTGACAAACCCTTCACACAATTTGAAAGCTCACTTTACTTTTgatgtgttacgtaccagcaacaatagaaacacaacgagccacgtataagtgttagaaactattttattaataactacttgtaataataaaaacattagatattaaacattgaccccacaAATATAAActctaagtgtgtgtgtggcaaattcccaaaccccaaatcTAGGAagagttctcaaagttcagttcagaaaatgataaggtagaacgtgagcaaaggcttttgtgaaaccacagttgactggagagagaatgtagagagaatttacaaaatccacatgtttcacgatggaacccatacgacacttcaatcactgaagatctccactgctttgttccaaattatctgccaccccgaaggcattcgatacacaGCCGCCTACAGAAATACCTGCTGGTTAACGGcaaaagtggactccacttgattgcttcaaaaatccatacatggattgtatagtgacagacacagctattgttcctCATCCATAGATGCAGAGATtggcagtcagtcagtcagtcagtctttctctctctcgctcgctctctccctcccgctcgctctctcactccctctctctctcactctgtgcaaacagccagtacgctccaaTTATAGTCTTGCCGTCTTGCAGGTAACAccccacacacactactacactactgtccaggtgccttaaaggggcattcaccaagtagcaatcTGGCTCGTCACAGATGAAAAAAGTAATGGGTTATAGAGAGAATAACTTTCATTAATTCAGTCAGGGAAGCTTTGCTTCTGACGAGCAACTATTTGAAGCATATCTAGATTAGAAACTGAACTGATTATTGCTTCCTTTGCTGATCATTAGTATCTTAATAACGTATCTGCAGAAGGGATGGGGTCAAAATTAAAGAACCaatcaaaatttaaattttaatattggTTTTGAAGTTCCAGTTACTTCACTAAAGGCACACTATAAAGCTTGAAGTGACAGGTAACGTGAGATGATGCAGATGTGCATATTATTCAGGGTATATTCCTTGACAGAAGCTAAAAACACTGCTtagaaatccatctgccattattAACACTACATATACTCTATTGACTAGGGATAAATGTCCAGgtaaatagtcaacgtttcaggtcgagactcttcatctggactgggtagttcagatgaagggttttgacccgaaacatccactatccatttccctccacagatgctgcctgacctatttgggtaagtacatgggtagtagtggtttagagggacattgtcggcatggatgaattgggccaaggggcctgtttccatgctgtatgacctgctgagttcctccagcagcttatttgttgctccagattctagtatctgcagtctcttatgtttctATCTAAGTATATCCTCGTTCCTGTTCAGTCTCGTGCAGTACTTTGAGTGTATCAAAATAATCAAGATTTACACTCCCTGAATAGAATTACTGATTTATTTATTGAATTTGCTAAATGTATAAATAATATTGAGCCTTCACAGACTGCTTAATAATTATAGGATCCGTTGTTGATTCTATTTCTGGATGTGACCTTGTCAAGTTCTGTCTTTCCCTGTTTTTAAAATGAGGGCAATTTGTGTTTGGTGTTTTGTTGATACAATAGCAATTGTTCAAATGGTTCAATAACCCACTTAATGTAGCCACAGCCCCCATAATGACAGAATTCAGGTCAATAACTCAGTCTGTTGATCAGTGTGCCCCCATAATGACAGAATTCAGGAAAAGTCCAACTTCCACAGCCCAAGTTAGCTCACAGAACTTTTAATGAGGCTATTACTTGAAATAGTTTGACCGCAATTTCTAAAAATGTATGTTCAGATGTTTGTTGAGTATCCTTCAGCTATGCATCAGCTGCATTCAATTCATACTTTGTTTATACCAAAGTCAAGCCATTAATTACAGGAGACTGTGCATAGATTTAATGAGGTGATTCTTAAGTAATTAACAGATCAGTTGTTACAATCAGCGGCAGAGCAAAAGTAAAGGCTGTCCCTGGATAGTTAATGAGTTCCGTCCATGTCAAtgttgtccataagttggaaaatatgcaaaaatggccagatatggtaaccatacctccacagtattgtaatgaatgacatcaaaaacacataagactggtGAGGAAGAACAACTGctgaatgtggagagagagagcggaAACTGGGTCTGCCATTCGCAGGAACGAACATACGTACGTACgccggacttttgaatttaataatatttttatgggagctcgtttgtatgtacgggcatttgtaacccagggactaccTATACTGaataaaactgtgcacaatgaTCTTGGATCTCACTGGTGTGAGTTTCCCATTTTTCAATCTCGTGTGTCAGCTTAAATGGATCTTGAGCATTCAGCAACAGTGAAGTAATTATGCTGATTTAGCAGTCAATGGCAATGTACAGTCCTCATGAGAAAGCAAACTAAGCAgtaaaaaggaatttaaaaaaaacagttttacAGATTGCAGTGAGGAGATTGGACCCCATAATTAAGATTAATGTAGAAGCTGAAATTTCATATATCATACAGAAGGAGATCATTGGGGACCATTGAGACAGTGCTAGTTCTCAATTAGTTGGCTTCAGTCCCAATCTCCCACATTTTCCTGGGACGTATTCTGAAATCAGCTCTCTGCTGAGTCCTTTActgcccacctacaccaggggcaacttacagtgggcatgtaacctaccagcacgtctttgggatgaaggAAGAACCTGTGGGAggaacacccaaaggaaaccacatggtcacagggagaacttgcaaaacCTACATATACACCACCCAAAGTCGGTATCAAACCCGATTTGTTGGAACTGTGTAGCAGCTCCAAATATTGTCATAAAATTTCACTGAAGTATTTTGTATTTAAAAGCTGAGGATTTTGTACATATATATCAAAAAGAGTATTTCTCTATACAGATCAGTTTCTATTAAGAGCAGAGAGGCTGTTAAACAGTAGTTAACCTTAGCATGCCATTAACTGTGGTGATCCAAATTGCACCATTCTTAAGGCTTTTTAACAATACTTTAAATTCTTGACAGTTCACTGATATTTTGCAGATCATACTGGAAAAGGCAGTTAGACAACATTACCCTGTGGAGAAGTAGAGAAATGCTGACAGCAACTTCTTGATTCTCAGATTGAATTGCATACTTCAGATTTTTTACAATATAGCATTTAGTACTGATGGGGACATCATTATTCTGATCAAATCTGAGGGACAGTACATTAGCAAAGAGTAGGAAAATCATAGCTGAGGTCGTTCGCTACAGTTAGTTAAGTCAGAGGGAAAACAATTTTATTCCCAGGTCTGGAGGATCAGTGTGATGTAATACAACTGCAGTGTTCTGGTAGGGAAAATTGATGGAATCCTGTAATCTTATCTGTTCCAACATCTTTATTTATAACAAAATCTGTGAAATATCTACAAACTGATGATGTCACAAACCACTAGACTGAAGCCAATGAATATATAATTAGTACCAAACCTCTTGAGATTCAATTTATGAATATTAATaaacaaaggcttttgaaaatctTGGTGCTGTGGTTCATCCAAAGGATTTGCTTCTGGATCAAATTAAAACTTTCTCcacaaaaattgaaaatttataATTGATCCAATTATTTACTGTAAACATTTAACTGTTGTGGTTGGATTATATGTATATATCTGGCATTCATCTACTATCTTGCCAGCAATAACCATCTTTCATTGATTAAGAGGTTTGGCTGTTTTACGGGGATTATATAGTGTTGGACTGTTCGTTTGTTTTCCAGCTGTCTTACTCCCATTCTGTTTTGGTATGTGCCATTGTTTAGAGATGCTATGCCGACATGAACTTTCATGATCATACCTATTTGCAGACTGATAAGCAAAGGCAAATGCACACTAGGGGTCAAGATATATCAGGCTCAATGGCTTCTTCCATGTTGTAATCTCTGTGGTCTGGGTTCAATGACTTTGCTTGTGACTGAAGTAACAGATTCTGCTGATGTTTTTGTGCATTATTGTGGGGGAGTGAAGTAAAATGAGAAAATTTATATCTGGTCCTTTTTCACCAGATGTGTACCACCGCAATGTGCATGCGGATTCTTAACTGGATTTTAAACACAGCATTGTATTGTTGGTTCCAAATGCTTCATAATTACCAAGTGGTGCTGAAACCAAAGTGATTCAAATTGGTAATTAAGCATTCTTTTCTAGAAACTGGGTTGGCATAGCAAGTGGAGTACTTAATACGCTTTTATGAGGCATGAATATTAAGTTGTTTAAATTGACTCTGagaatgatagaacatagaacagtacagcacaggagcaggcccttcggcccacaacatcacagtacagcacaggagcaggcccttcggcccacaatgtctgtgctgaccataatgccaaattgaactaaacctatctccctgcacatgatccatatccctccattccctgcatatccatgtgcctgtctaatgcCGCTATAGCATTTGGCCTATTGCACACGTACCAGCTTTCTGAAAGAACTGATAAACTAATTCCACTCCCCCTTTTCCTTCTTCATAGACTTATAATTTTCTCCTTTCAAGTGTATCTTCAATTtgattttaaatcttttaaatctccttcaccctttcaggcagaacATTGCAAATCAAAGCAACTGGTTGTGTCAAAAATgttcccctcatcttcctcctggCCTTTGGCCAGTTATCTTTAAAGTTTTGCTTGTATAAGACTTCATgtttctgaagattttttttgcttATGGAAACAAACTCAGCTTCCTGCTCACTGTGCACCACAGATTTCTGGGGATACCCTAATTGAAGCAAAAAGCAGatgtaaataaattaaatttagttGAATTCCCAAGACAGAAGATTTTATATCCTGGCAGGCATTGTCTAATTGTTATTTGAAGTATTAATTTGTCAGTATTACAGTTTTTGGTGTGGTTGTATTTAAATCTTAACAGCTGGGACTTTGATATTGGTTTCTGGAATTTGTTTTCTGAATATTTGGGAGGTGATGGAGAGACCTTCTAACCAGAACTTCAGAAAGAGAATTTTGAAGCTCAGTAATAACTTAATTCTCTCCTCATAAGGTTCACGTCCCAAGACTGACTAACACCTCTTGACTCCTGATTTACCTTTCCCTTTCGTTACCTATCAATGATCTCCTTGAATTCAAATCTAACAGCAGTGTTGTAATGAAGGGCCATAGCTAACAACTCATGGATTTGTGAAGTAATTTTCTGTCCATAATACACAAggactacctacaggaaagatatcaataagcttgaaagagtgcagagaaaatttacaaggatgttgccaggacttgaggacctgagttatagggaaaggttgaataggttaggactttattccctggagcgcaggagaatgaggggagatcttatagaggtatacaaaattatgaggggtatggatagggtgaatgcacgcaggctttttcccttcaggttgggtgagactggaactagaggacatagttttagggtggaaggtgaaatgtataaggggaatctgagcgggaactacttcactctgaGGTAGgcgtgagtgtggaacgagctaccagcagaagtggtagatgcgggttcaattgtaacattgaagagaagtttggataggtacgtggacgggaggggtttggagggatatggtccaggtgtagGTAAGCGGATCTTGGAAGAAGATAATatcagcatagactagatgggctgaaagtcctgtttctgtcctgtagtactttgactccatgactctaactgAAAGAGAACAAATATCAGTTTTGAAGGTAAATACCCACTTTAAGCATCAGACACTGAATGTGACTATCAATGATCACCATCAATAACAAACTATTACATGTTACAACGCTTTCTCAAACAGAAAAATTGTTAATGGACCCTGGTTAGAGAAATTTGTCTGATTATTGGCGCTGAGCAGATGCAAGGACATTGACCAGTGGCTGTACACACAGCTCTACCCCACTGATTCCGATTAAGTCAATGGAATATCAGATGATGAAGCACTTGggtgaaaatagaaaataaaatcttttgGAGCTCCATTTAGAAGGTGTTCTTATGTCATTTGATCTTCATTTATTGTGCTTTGTGTCGTTCTTAAAGTCATCATTATGTTCGCTCTGTCTTTGCGTTTTTTGCATATCTTGCTCCTGAATGCCTTGCACAGGAAAATGTAAAGTAAAGGATCCAGGCAGGTGTTTGAGGCACAGAGCCAGAGCCCTGTCTCTTTGATGTAGTACAGCATGTTCTGTGTCCTGCAGTCCCTTACTTTGCCCATCTGGCTAAACGTGTAAGGCAGTCGGACAAAATGGAACAGTGCAAAGCAAGTGAAGAAGACCACCACAATGAGGAGCACCTTGGCTTTCGTCTTTCTCTGGGTTTGGCCGTCTTTACTTTTGGACCTGACGTAGGACTCGTAGACCTTCTTGGATATTATGGTATACAGCACTACCACAATTATGCACACCACCCAGAAGATGAACTGACAGATGTAATTTAAAATGGCGTGCCATGTTATTCCAGCTGGACCCTTCAGATGTGCACACTTCCTTACCAACTCTGCTGTTGGCTCCTTATTTGACAAGATCATATTGGGAAGGGATAAAAGAAACATGATGACCCAAATGACTACAGACAGAAACTTGCTGAATCCAGTCTTGTGCAAGCACGATTTCCCAAAGGGCCTGGTGATCTTGAGGAACCGATCAAAGCTGATCAGCCCCAGAAGAATGATGCTGACATACATGGTGAAGTAGAAGACCACTGACGAAAAGCGACACACAAACCACCTCACCTGCCAGGGTGCTAGTTGGCTGTCGCTGAGAATCTTAAAAGGGAGTGTCAAAGTCATGAAAAAATCAGCAGCGACGATATTTTTCAGGAAAACGTTGAAGGTGGAGTTGCTTGGGATCTGTGAGAAGATTCTGATGGCCAGGCTGTTTAAGCCCATACTGATGACGAAGAGGAAAGTGTAGAGTACAGGAAACACTACCTGGGTGATCTGCGTATTTCGTAAACACTTGCCTGGCGAGGACGTACTCAAGTTGGAGTTGTAATTGGAGGTGTTCATGTTGGAGGGGTCAATGGtggcattcattttttttatgcTGGAAGACAAATAGCGAGAGGTTACTTGTCTGTtgttattcagaatcagaatcaggtttgtcgtgaaatttgttttgtggcagcagtacggagcaagacataaagatgtaaaaattactataggttacaaaaataaataaatagtgcaaaggaagaataatgaggtagtgttcatgggttcatggaccgttcagaaatctgatggcggaggggaagaagctgtttctgaaatgccgagtgtgggtcttcaggctcctgtacctcctccccggtggtagtaacgtGACGAgggc is from Pristis pectinata isolate sPriPec2 chromosome 6, sPriPec2.1.pri, whole genome shotgun sequence and encodes:
- the LOC127571945 gene encoding P2Y purinoceptor 13-like → MNATIDPSNMNTSNYNSNLSTSSPGKCLRNTQITQVVFPVLYTFLFVISMGLNSLAIRIFSQIPSNSTFNVFLKNIVAADFFMTLTLPFKILSDSQLAPWQVRWFVCRFSSVVFYFTMYVSIILLGLISFDRFLKITRPFGKSCLHKTGFSKFLSVVIWVIMFLLSLPNMILSNKEPTAELVRKCAHLKGPAGITWHAILNYICQFIFWVVCIIVVVLYTIISKKVYESYVRSKSKDGQTQRKTKAKVLLIVVVFFTCFALFHFVRLPYTFSQMGKVRDCRTQNMLYYIKETGLWLCASNTCLDPLLYIFLCKAFRSKICKKRKDRANIMMTLRTTQSTINEDQMT